From a region of the Streptomyces venezuelae genome:
- a CDS encoding chorismate mutase has protein sequence MTTITTTPEQLIADSRTRIDALDDRIIGLIQERMAVSTVIQDARIASGGRRVHLSREMEVLSHWSDALGKPGTALAMTLLELCRGRV, from the coding sequence ATGACCACGATCACCACCACCCCCGAGCAGCTGATCGCCGACTCCCGCACGCGCATCGACGCACTCGACGACCGGATCATCGGCCTGATCCAGGAGCGGATGGCGGTCTCGACCGTCATCCAGGACGCCCGGATCGCTTCGGGCGGGCGCCGGGTGCACCTGTCGCGCGAGATGGAGGTGCTCTCCCACTGGAGCGATGCGCTCGGGAAGCCCGGTACCGCCCTCGCCATGACCCTGCTGGAGCTGTGCCGGGGGCGCGTGTGA
- a CDS encoding GMC oxidoreductase codes for MSESYDYDVIVIGSGFGGSVSALRLTEKGYRVGVLEAGRRFTRESLPKNSWDLRNYLWAPALGLYGIQRIHLLGNVMVLAGAGVGGGSLNYANTLYVPPAAFFEDRQWASITDWQGELAPYYEQAKRMLGVRLNPTMTPSDVHLKAAAEKMGVGDSFHMAPVGVFFGDGDDGQGQAKVRAGDEVPDPYFGGAGPARKACTECGECMTGCRHGAKNTLNENYLHLAERAGAVIHPMTTVTALSDHPEGGYRVRTVPTDGRRRGRAKVLRARYVVVAAGTYGTQTLLHTMKDRGELPGISPRLGDLTRTNSEGIIGAQTDDRRYRRLHGGDRRADFTRGVAITSSVHPNADTHIEPVRYGKGSNAMGFMTVLQVPYSAHRVRAWFARSARHPLQFVRSLSNRRWSERTIIGLVMQSLDNSLTTYRRPGGIGKGLLTARQGHGAPNPVQIAEATQAATLLAEEINGFPGSNVGELMGTPLTAHFLGGCPIGASPEEGVVDPYHRLYGHPGISVVDGSAVSANLGVNPSLTITAQAERAMSYWPNNGERDPRPEQGGVYVRLDAVEPVRAAVPKDAFGALRLPFLAVPEVPPRDPEPAG; via the coding sequence GTGTCTGAGTCGTACGACTACGACGTCATCGTCATCGGATCGGGCTTCGGCGGATCGGTCTCGGCGCTGCGCCTGACCGAGAAGGGCTACCGGGTGGGCGTCCTGGAGGCCGGCCGCCGCTTCACCCGCGAGAGCCTGCCGAAGAACAGCTGGGACCTGCGGAACTACCTGTGGGCCCCGGCCCTCGGGCTCTACGGGATCCAGCGGATCCACCTGCTCGGCAACGTGATGGTGCTCGCGGGAGCCGGGGTCGGCGGCGGCTCGCTCAACTACGCCAACACGCTGTACGTGCCGCCCGCCGCCTTCTTCGAGGACCGGCAGTGGGCCTCCATCACCGACTGGCAGGGCGAGCTCGCCCCCTACTACGAGCAGGCCAAACGCATGCTCGGGGTGCGCCTCAACCCGACCATGACCCCCTCCGACGTCCACCTCAAGGCGGCCGCCGAGAAGATGGGCGTCGGGGACTCCTTCCACATGGCCCCGGTCGGCGTCTTCTTCGGTGACGGCGACGACGGCCAGGGCCAGGCGAAGGTCCGGGCGGGGGACGAGGTCCCCGACCCGTACTTCGGCGGCGCCGGCCCCGCCCGCAAGGCCTGCACCGAATGCGGCGAGTGCATGACCGGCTGCCGGCACGGCGCGAAGAACACCCTGAACGAGAACTACCTGCACCTCGCCGAGCGCGCCGGAGCCGTCATCCACCCGATGACCACCGTCACCGCGCTCTCCGACCACCCCGAGGGCGGCTACCGCGTCCGCACCGTCCCCACCGACGGCCGCCGGCGCGGCCGGGCGAAGGTCCTGCGCGCCCGGTACGTCGTCGTCGCGGCGGGCACGTACGGCACCCAGACCCTGCTGCACACGATGAAGGACCGCGGCGAGCTGCCCGGGATCTCGCCGCGCCTCGGCGACCTGACCCGGACCAACTCGGAGGGCATCATCGGCGCCCAGACCGACGACCGCCGCTACCGCAGACTGCACGGGGGCGACCGCCGGGCCGACTTCACCCGGGGCGTGGCGATCACCTCCTCGGTGCACCCCAACGCCGACACGCACATCGAGCCGGTCCGCTACGGCAAGGGCTCCAACGCCATGGGGTTCATGACCGTCCTGCAGGTGCCGTACAGCGCCCACCGGGTGCGTGCCTGGTTCGCGCGGAGCGCCAGGCACCCGCTGCAGTTCGTCCGCTCGCTGTCCAACCGGCGCTGGTCGGAGCGGACCATCATCGGCCTGGTCATGCAGTCGCTGGACAACTCGCTCACCACGTACCGCAGGCCCGGCGGGATCGGGAAGGGCCTGCTCACGGCCCGACAGGGCCACGGTGCCCCGAACCCGGTCCAGATCGCGGAGGCCACGCAGGCGGCGACCCTGCTGGCCGAGGAGATCAACGGCTTCCCGGGCAGCAACGTCGGCGAGCTGATGGGGACCCCGCTGACCGCGCACTTCCTGGGCGGCTGCCCGATCGGTGCCTCGCCGGAAGAGGGCGTGGTGGACCCGTACCACCGGCTCTACGGGCACCCGGGCATCTCGGTGGTGGACGGTTCGGCCGTATCCGCGAACCTCGGGGTGAACCCGTCGCTGACGATCACCGCGCAAGCGGAACGGGCGATGTCGTACTGGCCGAACAACGGTGAGCGCGACCCGCGGCCCGAGCAGGGGGGCGTGTATGTCCGCCTGGACGCGGTGGAGCCGGTCCGCGCGGCCGTCCCGAAGGACGCGTTCGGCGCGCTGCGGCTGCCCTTCCTGGCGGTCCCCGAAGTCCCCCCACGGGATCCGGAACCGGCCGGATGA
- the guaA gene encoding glutamine-hydrolyzing GMP synthase yields the protein MPEAPSAAHDSAPDTVLVVDFGAQYAQLIARRVREARVYSEIVPSSMPVDEMLAKNPKAIILSGGPSSVYEEGAPQLDRAIFEAGVPVFGMCYGFQLMAVTLGGQVDNTGAREYGRTPLAVSKAGSTLFEGTPENQSVWMSHGDACSAAPEGFTVTASTNVVPVAAFENDEKKLYGVQYHPEVMHSTHGQQILEHFLYRGAGLAPTWTTGNIVEEQIAAIREQVGDKRAICGLSGGVDSAVAAALVQKAIGSQLTCVYVDHGLMRKGETEQVEKDFVAATGVQLKVVDAQERFLTALAGVSDPETKRKIIGREFIRVFEQAQLEILQEDGPAVAFLVQGTLYPDVVESGGGTGTANIKSHHNVGGLPDDIEFELVEPLRQLFKDEVRMVGQELGLPEEIVQRQPFPGPGLGIRIVGEVTKERLDLLREADAIARHELTAAGLDREIWQCPVVLLADVRSVGVQGDGRTYGHPIVLRPVSSEDAMTADWTRMPYEVLARISTRITNEVPEVNRVVLDCTSKPPGTIEWE from the coding sequence GTGCCAGAAGCACCCTCCGCCGCCCACGACAGCGCCCCGGACACGGTTCTCGTCGTCGACTTCGGCGCCCAGTACGCCCAGCTCATCGCCCGCCGCGTCCGCGAGGCACGGGTCTACAGCGAGATCGTGCCGAGCTCGATGCCCGTCGACGAGATGCTGGCCAAGAACCCCAAGGCGATCATCCTCTCCGGCGGTCCGTCCTCCGTGTACGAGGAGGGTGCCCCCCAGCTCGACCGCGCGATCTTCGAGGCCGGCGTCCCCGTCTTCGGCATGTGCTACGGCTTCCAGCTGATGGCGGTCACCCTCGGTGGCCAGGTGGACAACACCGGCGCCCGTGAGTACGGCCGCACCCCGCTGGCCGTCTCCAAGGCCGGCTCCACCCTCTTCGAGGGCACCCCCGAGAACCAGTCCGTGTGGATGTCCCACGGCGACGCCTGCTCCGCCGCCCCCGAGGGCTTCACCGTCACCGCGTCGACGAACGTCGTCCCGGTCGCCGCCTTCGAGAACGACGAGAAGAAGCTGTACGGCGTGCAGTACCACCCCGAGGTGATGCACTCCACGCACGGCCAGCAGATCCTGGAGCACTTCCTCTACCGCGGCGCCGGCCTCGCCCCCACCTGGACCACCGGCAACATCGTCGAGGAGCAGATCGCGGCGATCCGCGAGCAGGTCGGCGACAAGCGCGCCATCTGCGGCCTCTCCGGCGGCGTGGACTCCGCGGTCGCCGCGGCCCTCGTGCAGAAGGCCATCGGCTCCCAGCTGACCTGCGTCTACGTCGACCACGGCCTGATGCGCAAGGGCGAGACCGAGCAGGTCGAGAAGGACTTCGTCGCCGCGACCGGCGTGCAGCTGAAGGTCGTCGACGCGCAGGAGCGCTTCCTGACCGCGCTGGCCGGCGTCTCCGACCCGGAGACCAAGCGCAAGATCATCGGCCGCGAGTTCATCCGCGTCTTCGAGCAGGCCCAGCTGGAGATCCTCCAGGAGGACGGCCCCGCGGTCGCCTTCCTCGTGCAGGGCACCCTGTACCCCGACGTCGTCGAGTCCGGCGGCGGCACCGGCACCGCCAACATCAAGTCCCACCACAACGTGGGCGGGCTCCCCGACGACATCGAGTTCGAGCTCGTCGAGCCGCTGCGCCAGCTGTTCAAGGACGAGGTCCGGATGGTCGGCCAGGAACTCGGCCTGCCCGAGGAGATCGTCCAGCGCCAGCCCTTCCCCGGCCCCGGCCTCGGCATCCGCATCGTCGGCGAGGTCACCAAGGAGCGCCTGGACCTGCTCCGCGAGGCCGACGCGATCGCCCGCCACGAGCTGACCGCGGCCGGTCTCGACCGTGAGATCTGGCAGTGCCCGGTCGTGCTGCTCGCGGACGTCCGCAGTGTCGGCGTCCAGGGCGACGGCCGCACCTACGGCCACCCGATCGTGCTGCGCCCCGTCTCCTCCGAGGACGCGATGACCGCGGACTGGACGCGCATGCCGTACGAGGTCCTCGCCCGGATCT
- a CDS encoding LPXTG cell wall anchor domain-containing protein, protein MRKRISLLAAGALVALGPAITPAHAADPVLTLAGPAGIGLRPHPGQSGEPQKTSVEFRVVNDSARTFDRQSTFTIDLSALKGVADVALAKGRETDCKLTATAVTCNRWALWTGESTVVKLDVSAAKDSKAGATADLTLTGTADGATFKAATTKVRVGGPDLVLERARLKADLKPGDEQNLSIVFANEGTDPVDGVVLEMRTTHGIDLLEQYDNCSYSEDATAGRPSGWSTVQCLLEGEYEPGALYGVDGPLTLKAAPHAFMDGLTYAVYAAGDQPKAPKAAKNRAPASADKRAGGNRLAAAKQAPKASARSAAPQANDLDPRNNIQEFDFTTRNTADLVATGVSLGGKAGDTVDADFGFRNNGPAWVAHLRSGEDVARTDIVIPAGTRVTRVPAGCRGVDADGRDREQALGAPRYFCSTGHVVGEREAFAYPFQLKIEKVVADAKGSITVGRGTPQGTTGQRWDPNHANDTAALVINAKGTGPSPTPTATTTGSPAPTGSATPTATATPSASATGTGVTAGGGLASTGSSAQAIALGGAVLLAVGGGLFVAFRRKAGGHA, encoded by the coding sequence ATGAGAAAGCGCATCTCGCTGCTGGCTGCCGGCGCCCTCGTGGCCCTGGGGCCGGCCATCACTCCCGCACACGCCGCGGACCCCGTCCTCACCCTGGCCGGACCGGCCGGGATCGGTCTGCGCCCGCACCCCGGGCAGAGCGGTGAGCCGCAGAAGACCTCGGTGGAGTTCCGGGTCGTCAACGACTCGGCCAGGACGTTCGACCGGCAGAGCACCTTCACGATCGACCTGAGCGCCCTCAAGGGCGTCGCCGACGTGGCGCTCGCCAAGGGCCGGGAGACGGACTGCAAGCTCACGGCCACGGCCGTGACCTGCAACCGCTGGGCGCTGTGGACGGGCGAGAGCACCGTCGTGAAGCTGGACGTCAGCGCGGCCAAGGACAGCAAGGCCGGTGCGACCGCGGACCTGACGCTCACCGGCACGGCGGACGGCGCCACCTTCAAGGCCGCCACCACCAAGGTGCGCGTCGGCGGCCCCGACCTGGTCCTGGAGCGGGCGAGGCTGAAGGCGGACCTGAAGCCGGGCGACGAGCAGAACCTGTCGATCGTCTTCGCCAACGAGGGCACGGACCCCGTCGACGGCGTGGTGCTCGAAATGCGCACCACGCACGGCATCGACCTGCTCGAACAGTACGACAACTGCTCCTACTCCGAGGACGCCACCGCGGGCCGGCCCTCGGGCTGGAGCACGGTGCAGTGCCTGCTGGAAGGCGAGTACGAGCCGGGCGCGCTCTACGGCGTGGACGGACCGCTGACGCTCAAGGCCGCCCCGCACGCCTTCATGGACGGCCTGACCTACGCGGTGTACGCGGCAGGCGACCAGCCGAAGGCACCGAAGGCGGCGAAGAACCGCGCGCCCGCGAGCGCCGACAAGCGGGCCGGCGGCAACAGGCTGGCCGCGGCGAAGCAGGCCCCCAAGGCCTCGGCCCGGTCCGCCGCCCCGCAGGCGAACGACCTCGACCCCAGGAACAACATCCAGGAGTTCGACTTCACGACGAGGAACACCGCCGACCTGGTGGCCACGGGCGTGTCACTGGGCGGCAAGGCCGGCGACACGGTCGACGCCGACTTCGGCTTCCGCAACAACGGTCCCGCGTGGGTCGCCCACCTGCGTTCCGGTGAGGACGTGGCCCGGACCGACATCGTGATCCCGGCGGGTACGAGGGTCACCAGGGTCCCGGCCGGCTGCAGGGGGGTCGACGCGGACGGCCGTGACCGCGAGCAGGCCCTGGGCGCGCCGCGCTACTTCTGCTCCACCGGCCACGTCGTCGGGGAACGGGAGGCGTTCGCCTACCCGTTCCAGCTGAAGATCGAGAAGGTCGTGGCGGACGCCAAGGGCTCGATCACGGTCGGCCGGGGGACGCCGCAGGGCACCACGGGCCAGCGCTGGGACCCGAACCACGCCAACGACACGGCGGCTCTCGTGATCAACGCGAAGGGCACCGGACCGTCCCCGACCCCGACCGCCACCACCACGGGCTCCCCGGCCCCGACCGGTTCCGCGACGCCCACTGCGACCGCGACGCCGAGCGCTTCGGCCACCGGTACGGGCGTCACGGCGGGCGGCGGCCTCGCCTCCACCGGCAGCTCCGCCCAGGCGATCGCGCTCGGCGGCGCCGTGCTCCTGGCGGTCGGCGGCGGGCTGTTCGTGGCGTTCCGCCGCAAGGCGGGCGGGCACGCGTAA